From the Silurus meridionalis isolate SWU-2019-XX chromosome 5, ASM1480568v1, whole genome shotgun sequence genome, one window contains:
- the arap3 gene encoding arf-GAP with Rho-GAP domain, ANK repeat and PH domain-containing protein 3 isoform X3 produces MYTMATIDSASDAQDLLASIHLERYLNHFRQAGFLLARDFCHVDNTALNRLGVIATGHRKRILKLVEHIQLICKYHRTDTALDRCNSESAINEVTPDGNLSPQGKADTSFESLRNISAPNSSAFVKRSHSACSATVVKPVPKPRTVFNKNNVTQSSKPVQQEVQLYGRSSQDSACFAILEGSSAEVPSLTSIGLKQSLSEEILEKSISSPDVSGPLPPVPPRVKRGAPPSIVRGMSSQAQQSTPPLPPFPDSPSSYQCSPFTSVPGSPPSPPCSSLEMVSNEIYSGTLPAISPTIWSRSIPIPPPRQEPNTSAASNSTLNDTSSELSKRTLASAENQEEMISPYCETVFHGKWQNKHPEDERPPKSGDKTGIKDNKPEDDHRIQNQFSLKQQSRGSPGNSPGYSTVGESSSASHSFSLPPYSLYPSELDEDQFISPYASFTSLSERPAPILNGWLDKLSPQGNYVFQKRYVKFDGKNLMYYGSEKDTYPKGVIPLGAIQMARAAKDNKFEVVTNHRTFVFRADNEVQRSKWCSVLQEWVKEQMVFGRPRFGPGSHCQKNGLLELKGIKSKIYAAIITEQIWLYKNEQCFKNGIGITVIEARGATIRDGKNKSFDLITPYKVFSFTAESEREKREWMETLQESIAETLSDYEVAEKIWSNRSNRVCADCKAINPDWASINLCVVICKNCAGQHRGLGTMVSKVQSLKLDTSVWSNEIVQLFIMLGNDRANEFWAARLPAADEMDCDASPEQRREFITQKYKEGRFRHPHPSFSTQEELLKALCTAVTEQNLLKTVTQLFAEAEAARLSDSNGHEKHLSLHYPYTQASDSSVYDEIMQPVLYSGYLYKSGSMNKGTLSRRTREDFQKYWCSVEKSLLFYESDRCHEPSMKIEIKDIICLGVSRPDSCTNNNGFIDSSLCFRFRYTFELYLTSEKLVQFGLETPEALHSWAKAIGKATTPLSCHCLLTREFQRVGMLRYKAMLDPRQWKEGFFVLQKSNLFICPGNDGAAEDIINLKRLQELSIASETDNHEKKDILVLVEKGRTLHLKGMGRTDFSLWYTDIQKAAGGKANTLKDQQLSRNDIPIIVDSCIAFITQYGLGHEGIYRKNGAKSRIKLLMEEFRKDARNVKLRIGDNFIEDVTDVLKRFFREIDDPIFMADLHPYWKEAAKISNKTQRLDRYKELIRGLPRVNRTTLAALISHLYRVQKCANLNQMCTKNLSLLFAPSLFQTDGKGEHEVKIVEDLIDNYLYVFDIDEEHKTQIELEISLITTWKDTQLSQAGDLIIEVYLEEKTPDCCITLKVSPTMCAEELTNQVLYMRNIPASEKDVWMTFETIEDGELERPLHPKEKVLEQALQWCTMADPSSAYLLVKKVPRGEVIDIFTAYKSEIIKFGVLKCREEPPKLLQGTKFQEHLFQIQDHKLLLMKDKKTNKPEKEWPLKTMKIYIGIKKKLKPPTKWGFTVIIDKHQMYLCCSSETELWDWMTSLLKAQNDDLRPPVMRRHSSSDICKQKFGTMPLVPIRGEESNTNTNSTMLSANQTLRKLHDRRTLSMYFPMKVQHDSLEEQDESPEPLYEEVGDFGLQVLKSLENSFLSTGHSRSLEVPPRAESLVQGKSRSLDRTVVPNLTLSSGGDGSLDTLRHAEPRVSLERKSCSPSEELLLHELSTIFRKPEDDEQ; encoded by the exons ATGTACACTATGGCAACAATTGATTCAGCCTCAGATGCACAAGACCTGTTGGCTTCCATTCACCTTGAAAGATATCTGAACCACTTTAGACAAGCAGGGTTTCTTCTGGCCCGGGACTTCTGTCATGTAGACAATACTGCTCTTAACAGACTTGGAGTGATCGCCACTGGCCACAGGAAGCGGATTCTCAAACTGGTCGAGCACATTCAGCTGATCTGTAAGTATCATAGGACGGACACTGCGCTGGATCGCTGTAACTCAGAGTCAGCCATCAATGAAGTAACTCCTGATGGAAATCTTTCACCTCAAGGAAAAGCAGACACATCTTTTGAATCTCTGCGCAACATTTCAGCACCAAATTCATCTGCGTTTGTGAAACGCTCCCACTCAGCGTGTAGTGCTACCGTTGTGAAGCCTGTCCCGAAACCTAGAActgtttttaacaaaaataatgtgACGCAGTCTTCTAAACCTGTGCAGCAGGAAGTGCAGCTCTACGGAAGGTCCTCCCAGGATTCTGCTTGTTTTGCTattctggaaggttcttctGCAGAAGTACCTAGCTTAACCTCAATAGGCCTGAAACAAAGCTTAAGTGAAGAGATCTtagaaaaaagtatttcatCCCCAGACGTTAGTGGACCACTACCTCCAGTACCCCCAAGGGTCAAACGTGGGGCTCCCCCATCCATTGTCAGGGGCATGTCAAGCCAGGCCCAGCAGAGCACTCCTCCACTGCCCCCTTTTCCTGACTCCCCTTCCAGTTATCAGTGTTCTCCTTTCACCAGTGTACCTGGTTCACCTCCTAGCCCTCCATGCTCTAGCCTAGAGATGGTCTCCAATGAAATATACAGTGGCACTTTACCTGCTATTTCACCTACAATCTGGAGCCGCTCTATTCCAATCCCACCGCCACGCCAAGAGCCAAACACATCTGCTGCCAGTAATAG CACTTTAAATGACACCTCATCAGAACTGTCTAAACGTACATTGG CTTCTGCTGAGAACCAGGAGGAAATGATCAGTCCATACTGTGAAACGGTTTTCCATGGCAAGTGGCAAAATAAGCATCCTGAG GATGAAAGGCCTCCCAAAAGTGGGGATAAGACTGGAATCAAAGATAATAAACCAGAAGATGATCACAG GATTCAGAACCAGTTCAGTCTCAAACAGCAGTCTCGTGGCAGTCCTGGTAACTCCCCAGGCTATAGCACAGTTGGCGAGTCATCTTCAGCCTCACACTCCTTTTCTTTGCCTCCATATAGCCTTTACCCCAGTGAACTTGATGAGGACCAATTTATCTCCCCATATGCTAGTTTCACCTCACTATCTGAGAGGCCTGCACCCATCCTCAATGGCTGGTTGGACAAACTTTCCCCCCAAGG GAATTACGTGTTCCAGAAGCGCTATGTAAAGTTTGATGGAAAGAATCTGATGTATTATGGCAGTGAAAAG GACACATACCCAAAAGGTGTGATTCCTCTTGGCGCTATACAAATGGCCAGAGCAGCCAAAGACAACAAATTTGAAGTTGTGACGAATCACAGGACATTTGTTTTCCGTGCAGACAATGAAG TGCAGAGAAGTAAGTGGTGCAGTGTGCTGCAGGAGTGGGTGAAGGAGCAGATGGTGTTTGGTCGGCCACGTTTTGGCCCAGGGAGCCACTGCCAGAAGAATGGTCTGTTAGAGCTTAAAGGGATAAAGTCAAAGATCTATGCTGCAATTATAACTGAGCAGATTTGGCTTTATAAGAATGAGCAG TGTTTTAAGAATGGCATTGGAATTACTGTAATTGAGGCCAGAGGCGCTACAATCCGAGATGGAAAGAACAAAAGCTTTGACCTCATAACTCCTTACAAGGTCTTCAG CTTCACGGCCGAGTCGGAGCGGGAGAAACGGGAGTGGATGGAAACTCTGCAGGAGTCTATCGCAGAGACACTGTCCGATTATGAGGTTGCTGAGAAAATCTGGTCTAACCGCTCCAACAGGGTATGTGCGGACTGCAAAGCCATCAATCCTGACTGGGCTTCCATCAATCTCTGTGTGGTCATTTGCAAGAACTGCGCAG GCCAGCACAGAGGACTGGGCACAATGGTGTCCAAAGTGCAGAGTCTGAAACTGGACACCAGTGTTTGGAGCAATGAGATCGTTCAG CTCTTCATAATGCTGGGTAATGACCGAGCCAATGAGTTCTGGGCTGCCAGGTTGCCAGCAGCTGATGAAATGGACTGTGATGCTTCTCCAGAACAGCGGAGGGAGTTCATAACCCAGAAATACAAAGAAGGGCGTTTCCGCCACCCTCACCCCAGCTTTAGCACGCAGGAAGAATTACTTAAG GCACTGTGCACAGCTGTGACTGAACAGAACCTCTTGAAGACAGTCACTCAGTTATTTGCAGAGGCAGAAGCGGCCCGACTCTCCGACTCGAATGGACACGAGAAGCACCTGTCTCTGCATTACCCTTACACACAGGCCTCAG atTCCAGTGTGTATGATGAGATCATGCAGCCAGTCTTGTATTCTGGCTACCTCTACAAGTCAGGCTCCATGAACAAAGGCACTTTATCCCGCAGAACCAGGGAAG attttcaaaagtattggtGCTCGGTGGAGAAGTCTCTTCTATTTTATGAGTCTGATAGGTGCCATGAGCCCAGCATGAAGATAGAGATCAAAGACATCATCTGTTTAGGAGTTAGCAGGCCTGACTCATGCACCAACAACAATGGTTTCATTGACAG CTCCCTTTGTTTTAGGTTTCGATACACTTTCGAACTCTACCTGACATCTGAAAAGCTTGTCCAGTTTGGCTTAGAAACTCCAGAAGCGCTACACAGTTGGGCAAAAGCTATAGGAAAg GCCACCACGCCTCTGAGCTGCCACTGCTTACTGACAAGGGAGTTTCAGCGTGTAGGCATGTTGCGCTATAAAGCCATGCTGGACCCGCGACAGTGGAAAGAGGGCTTCTTTGTTCTGCAAAAGTCTAACCTCTTCATTTGCCCTGGAAATGATGGTGCTGCCGAGGACATTATTAACCTGAAACGCCTGCAGGAGCTCA GTATTGCATCAGAGACTGACAACCATGAAAAGAAAGACATTTTGGTTTTAGTGGAAAAAGGAAG GACCCTACACCTAAAGGGCATGGGGCGTACAGACTTTTCTCTGTGGTACACCGACATCCAGAAGGCAGCAGGAGGCAAAGCCAACACGCTGAAGGACCAACAGCTGAGTAGGAATGACATCCCCATTATTGTGGACAGCTGCATTGCTTTTATTACACAGTATG GTCTTGGCCATGAAGGGATATACAGGAAAAATGGTGCCAAGTCCAGGATCAAGCTTCTGATGGAAGAGTTCCGGAAGGATGCTCGCAATGTGAAACTCCGCATCGGAGATAATTTCATTGAGGATGTCACAGATGTGCTGAAGAGGTTTTTCCGTGAGATCGATGACCCCATATTCATGGCTGATCTGCACCCGTACTGGAAGGAGGCTGCCA AAATATCTAATAAGACGCAGAGATTGGATAGATATAAAGAGCTCATTCGTGGTTTGCCACGAGTCAACCGCACCACTTTGGCTGCTCTCATCAGTCACCTCTACAG GGTACAAAAATGTGCCAACCTGAACCAGATGTGCACAAAGAACCTGTCTTTGCTGTTTGCCCCAAGCCTCTTTCAGACAGATGGTAAAGGAGAGCATGAAGTAAAGATTGTAGAGGACCTCATTGACAACTATCTCTATGTCTTTGAT ATTGATGaagaacacaaaacacagattGAACTGGAAATTAGTCTCATCACAACCTGGAAGGACACACAG CTCTCTCAAGCAGGAGACTTGATTATTGAGGTTTATCTGGAGGAAAAAACACCAGACTGCTGCATCACTCTAAAA GTTTCCCCCACTATGTGTGCTGAAGAACTCACTAACCAGGTGCTGTATATGAGGAATATCCCTGCAAGTGAAAAGGATGTGTGGATGACCTTTGAAACCATTGAGGATGGGGAGCTTG aacgGCCTCTACACCCAAAAGAAAAGGTTCTGGAACAAGCACTTCAATGGTGTACCATGGCTGATCCTAGCTCTGCATATTTGTTGGTAAAGAAGGTGCCCAGAGGAGAGGTGATTGACATCTTTACAG CGTACAAAAGTGAAATTATAAAGTTTGGAGTCCTGAAGTGCCGAGAGGAGCCACCCAAACTTCTGCAAGGGACCAAGTTCCAGGAGCATCTGTTCCAAATCCAGGATCACAAATTACTCTTAATGAAAGATAAGAAA ACCAACAAACCTGAAAAGGAGTGGCCACTAAAAACTATGAAGATTTACATTGGAATAAAAAAGAAGTTGAAACCACCAACAAA ATGGGGTTTCACTGTGATAATAGACAAACATCAGAT GTATCTCTGTTGTTCCAGTGAAACAGAGCTTTGGGACTGGATGACCAGTCTCCTGAAAGCACAG AACGATGACCTGCGGCCTCCGGTGATGAGACGCCACTCCTCTTCTGACATCTGCAAGCAAAAGTTTGGCACCATGCCCTTAGTTCCAATCCGTGGAGAAGAGagcaacaccaacaccaactccACCATGCTTTCTGCCAATCAGACCCTG AGAAAGCTACATGATAGGAGGACATTATCAATGTATTTT CCAATGAAGGTGCAACATGACTCATTGGAGGAACAAGATGAAAGCCCAGAGCCACTCTATGAGGAGGTTGGTGACTTTGGCCTGCAGGTGCTGAAGTCCCTGGAGAACAGCTTTCTATCCACTGGCCATTCCAGGAGTTTGGAGGTGCCTCCGCGCGCCGAGAGTCTTGTCCAGGGAAAGAGCAGGTCTCTGGATCGCACAGTTGTCCCAAATCTAACCCTTTCTAGCGGTGGAGACGGATCTTTGGACACGCTGAGGCATGCGGAACCACGTGTCTCTTTAGAGCGCAAATCCTGTAGTCCTTCAGAAGAGCTGCTGTTACATGAACTCTCAACAATTTTTAGGAAACCAGAAGATGATGAACAGTGA
- the arap3 gene encoding arf-GAP with Rho-GAP domain, ANK repeat and PH domain-containing protein 3 isoform X1, translated as MYTMATIDSASDAQDLLASIHLERYLNHFRQAGFLLARDFCHVDNTALNRLGVIATGHRKRILKLVEHIQLICKYHRTDTALDRCNSESAINEVTPDGNLSPQGKADTSFESLRNISAPNSSAFVKRSHSACSATVVKPVPKPRTVFNKNNVTQSSKPVQQEVQLYGRSSQDSACFAILEGSSAEVPSLTSIGLKQSLSEEILEKSISSPDVSGPLPPVPPRVKRGAPPSIVRGMSSQAQQSTPPLPPFPDSPSSYQCSPFTSVPGSPPSPPCSSLEMVSNEIYSGTLPAISPTIWSRSIPIPPPRQEPNTSAASNSTLNDTSSELSKRTLASAENQEEMISPYCETVFHGKWQNKHPEDERPPKSGDKTGIKDNKPEDDHRIQNQFSLKQQSRGSPGNSPGYSTVGESSSASHSFSLPPYSLYPSELDEDQFISPYASFTSLSERPAPILNGWLDKLSPQGYALSGFLLSSCFCISSLLEGCLCLLSILSCRNYVFQKRYVKFDGKNLMYYGSEKDTYPKGVIPLGAIQMARAAKDNKFEVVTNHRTFVFRADNEVQRSKWCSVLQEWVKEQMVFGRPRFGPGSHCQKNGLLELKGIKSKIYAAIITEQIWLYKNEQCFKNGIGITVIEARGATIRDGKNKSFDLITPYKVFSFTAESEREKREWMETLQESIAETLSDYEVAEKIWSNRSNRVCADCKAINPDWASINLCVVICKNCAGQHRGLGTMVSKVQSLKLDTSVWSNEIVQLFIMLGNDRANEFWAARLPAADEMDCDASPEQRREFITQKYKEGRFRHPHPSFSTQEELLKALCTAVTEQNLLKTVTQLFAEAEAARLSDSNGHEKHLSLHYPYTQASDSSVYDEIMQPVLYSGYLYKSGSMNKGTLSRRTREDFQKYWCSVEKSLLFYESDRCHEPSMKIEIKDIICLGVSRPDSCTNNNGFIDSSLCFRFRYTFELYLTSEKLVQFGLETPEALHSWAKAIGKATTPLSCHCLLTREFQRVGMLRYKAMLDPRQWKEGFFVLQKSNLFICPGNDGAAEDIINLKRLQELSIASETDNHEKKDILVLVEKGRTLHLKGMGRTDFSLWYTDIQKAAGGKANTLKDQQLSRNDIPIIVDSCIAFITQYGLGHEGIYRKNGAKSRIKLLMEEFRKDARNVKLRIGDNFIEDVTDVLKRFFREIDDPIFMADLHPYWKEAAKISNKTQRLDRYKELIRGLPRVNRTTLAALISHLYRVQKCANLNQMCTKNLSLLFAPSLFQTDGKGEHEVKIVEDLIDNYLYVFDIDEEHKTQIELEISLITTWKDTQLSQAGDLIIEVYLEEKTPDCCITLKVSPTMCAEELTNQVLYMRNIPASEKDVWMTFETIEDGELERPLHPKEKVLEQALQWCTMADPSSAYLLVKKVPRGEVIDIFTAYKSEIIKFGVLKCREEPPKLLQGTKFQEHLFQIQDHKLLLMKDKKTNKPEKEWPLKTMKIYIGIKKKLKPPTKWGFTVIIDKHQMYLCCSSETELWDWMTSLLKAQNDDLRPPVMRRHSSSDICKQKFGTMPLVPIRGEESNTNTNSTMLSANQTLRKLHDRRTLSMYFPMKVQHDSLEEQDESPEPLYEEVGDFGLQVLKSLENSFLSTGHSRSLEVPPRAESLVQGKSRSLDRTVVPNLTLSSGGDGSLDTLRHAEPRVSLERKSCSPSEELLLHELSTIFRKPEDDEQ; from the exons ATGTACACTATGGCAACAATTGATTCAGCCTCAGATGCACAAGACCTGTTGGCTTCCATTCACCTTGAAAGATATCTGAACCACTTTAGACAAGCAGGGTTTCTTCTGGCCCGGGACTTCTGTCATGTAGACAATACTGCTCTTAACAGACTTGGAGTGATCGCCACTGGCCACAGGAAGCGGATTCTCAAACTGGTCGAGCACATTCAGCTGATCTGTAAGTATCATAGGACGGACACTGCGCTGGATCGCTGTAACTCAGAGTCAGCCATCAATGAAGTAACTCCTGATGGAAATCTTTCACCTCAAGGAAAAGCAGACACATCTTTTGAATCTCTGCGCAACATTTCAGCACCAAATTCATCTGCGTTTGTGAAACGCTCCCACTCAGCGTGTAGTGCTACCGTTGTGAAGCCTGTCCCGAAACCTAGAActgtttttaacaaaaataatgtgACGCAGTCTTCTAAACCTGTGCAGCAGGAAGTGCAGCTCTACGGAAGGTCCTCCCAGGATTCTGCTTGTTTTGCTattctggaaggttcttctGCAGAAGTACCTAGCTTAACCTCAATAGGCCTGAAACAAAGCTTAAGTGAAGAGATCTtagaaaaaagtatttcatCCCCAGACGTTAGTGGACCACTACCTCCAGTACCCCCAAGGGTCAAACGTGGGGCTCCCCCATCCATTGTCAGGGGCATGTCAAGCCAGGCCCAGCAGAGCACTCCTCCACTGCCCCCTTTTCCTGACTCCCCTTCCAGTTATCAGTGTTCTCCTTTCACCAGTGTACCTGGTTCACCTCCTAGCCCTCCATGCTCTAGCCTAGAGATGGTCTCCAATGAAATATACAGTGGCACTTTACCTGCTATTTCACCTACAATCTGGAGCCGCTCTATTCCAATCCCACCGCCACGCCAAGAGCCAAACACATCTGCTGCCAGTAATAG CACTTTAAATGACACCTCATCAGAACTGTCTAAACGTACATTGG CTTCTGCTGAGAACCAGGAGGAAATGATCAGTCCATACTGTGAAACGGTTTTCCATGGCAAGTGGCAAAATAAGCATCCTGAG GATGAAAGGCCTCCCAAAAGTGGGGATAAGACTGGAATCAAAGATAATAAACCAGAAGATGATCACAG GATTCAGAACCAGTTCAGTCTCAAACAGCAGTCTCGTGGCAGTCCTGGTAACTCCCCAGGCTATAGCACAGTTGGCGAGTCATCTTCAGCCTCACACTCCTTTTCTTTGCCTCCATATAGCCTTTACCCCAGTGAACTTGATGAGGACCAATTTATCTCCCCATATGCTAGTTTCACCTCACTATCTGAGAGGCCTGCACCCATCCTCAATGGCTGGTTGGACAAACTTTCCCCCCAAGGGTATGCCCTGTCTGGGTTCCTGCTCTCCTCCTGTTTCTGCATTTCCTCCCTTCTTGAGGGCTGTCTTTGTCTCCTGTCCATCCTTTCCTGCCG GAATTACGTGTTCCAGAAGCGCTATGTAAAGTTTGATGGAAAGAATCTGATGTATTATGGCAGTGAAAAG GACACATACCCAAAAGGTGTGATTCCTCTTGGCGCTATACAAATGGCCAGAGCAGCCAAAGACAACAAATTTGAAGTTGTGACGAATCACAGGACATTTGTTTTCCGTGCAGACAATGAAG TGCAGAGAAGTAAGTGGTGCAGTGTGCTGCAGGAGTGGGTGAAGGAGCAGATGGTGTTTGGTCGGCCACGTTTTGGCCCAGGGAGCCACTGCCAGAAGAATGGTCTGTTAGAGCTTAAAGGGATAAAGTCAAAGATCTATGCTGCAATTATAACTGAGCAGATTTGGCTTTATAAGAATGAGCAG TGTTTTAAGAATGGCATTGGAATTACTGTAATTGAGGCCAGAGGCGCTACAATCCGAGATGGAAAGAACAAAAGCTTTGACCTCATAACTCCTTACAAGGTCTTCAG CTTCACGGCCGAGTCGGAGCGGGAGAAACGGGAGTGGATGGAAACTCTGCAGGAGTCTATCGCAGAGACACTGTCCGATTATGAGGTTGCTGAGAAAATCTGGTCTAACCGCTCCAACAGGGTATGTGCGGACTGCAAAGCCATCAATCCTGACTGGGCTTCCATCAATCTCTGTGTGGTCATTTGCAAGAACTGCGCAG GCCAGCACAGAGGACTGGGCACAATGGTGTCCAAAGTGCAGAGTCTGAAACTGGACACCAGTGTTTGGAGCAATGAGATCGTTCAG CTCTTCATAATGCTGGGTAATGACCGAGCCAATGAGTTCTGGGCTGCCAGGTTGCCAGCAGCTGATGAAATGGACTGTGATGCTTCTCCAGAACAGCGGAGGGAGTTCATAACCCAGAAATACAAAGAAGGGCGTTTCCGCCACCCTCACCCCAGCTTTAGCACGCAGGAAGAATTACTTAAG GCACTGTGCACAGCTGTGACTGAACAGAACCTCTTGAAGACAGTCACTCAGTTATTTGCAGAGGCAGAAGCGGCCCGACTCTCCGACTCGAATGGACACGAGAAGCACCTGTCTCTGCATTACCCTTACACACAGGCCTCAG atTCCAGTGTGTATGATGAGATCATGCAGCCAGTCTTGTATTCTGGCTACCTCTACAAGTCAGGCTCCATGAACAAAGGCACTTTATCCCGCAGAACCAGGGAAG attttcaaaagtattggtGCTCGGTGGAGAAGTCTCTTCTATTTTATGAGTCTGATAGGTGCCATGAGCCCAGCATGAAGATAGAGATCAAAGACATCATCTGTTTAGGAGTTAGCAGGCCTGACTCATGCACCAACAACAATGGTTTCATTGACAG CTCCCTTTGTTTTAGGTTTCGATACACTTTCGAACTCTACCTGACATCTGAAAAGCTTGTCCAGTTTGGCTTAGAAACTCCAGAAGCGCTACACAGTTGGGCAAAAGCTATAGGAAAg GCCACCACGCCTCTGAGCTGCCACTGCTTACTGACAAGGGAGTTTCAGCGTGTAGGCATGTTGCGCTATAAAGCCATGCTGGACCCGCGACAGTGGAAAGAGGGCTTCTTTGTTCTGCAAAAGTCTAACCTCTTCATTTGCCCTGGAAATGATGGTGCTGCCGAGGACATTATTAACCTGAAACGCCTGCAGGAGCTCA GTATTGCATCAGAGACTGACAACCATGAAAAGAAAGACATTTTGGTTTTAGTGGAAAAAGGAAG GACCCTACACCTAAAGGGCATGGGGCGTACAGACTTTTCTCTGTGGTACACCGACATCCAGAAGGCAGCAGGAGGCAAAGCCAACACGCTGAAGGACCAACAGCTGAGTAGGAATGACATCCCCATTATTGTGGACAGCTGCATTGCTTTTATTACACAGTATG GTCTTGGCCATGAAGGGATATACAGGAAAAATGGTGCCAAGTCCAGGATCAAGCTTCTGATGGAAGAGTTCCGGAAGGATGCTCGCAATGTGAAACTCCGCATCGGAGATAATTTCATTGAGGATGTCACAGATGTGCTGAAGAGGTTTTTCCGTGAGATCGATGACCCCATATTCATGGCTGATCTGCACCCGTACTGGAAGGAGGCTGCCA AAATATCTAATAAGACGCAGAGATTGGATAGATATAAAGAGCTCATTCGTGGTTTGCCACGAGTCAACCGCACCACTTTGGCTGCTCTCATCAGTCACCTCTACAG GGTACAAAAATGTGCCAACCTGAACCAGATGTGCACAAAGAACCTGTCTTTGCTGTTTGCCCCAAGCCTCTTTCAGACAGATGGTAAAGGAGAGCATGAAGTAAAGATTGTAGAGGACCTCATTGACAACTATCTCTATGTCTTTGAT ATTGATGaagaacacaaaacacagattGAACTGGAAATTAGTCTCATCACAACCTGGAAGGACACACAG CTCTCTCAAGCAGGAGACTTGATTATTGAGGTTTATCTGGAGGAAAAAACACCAGACTGCTGCATCACTCTAAAA GTTTCCCCCACTATGTGTGCTGAAGAACTCACTAACCAGGTGCTGTATATGAGGAATATCCCTGCAAGTGAAAAGGATGTGTGGATGACCTTTGAAACCATTGAGGATGGGGAGCTTG aacgGCCTCTACACCCAAAAGAAAAGGTTCTGGAACAAGCACTTCAATGGTGTACCATGGCTGATCCTAGCTCTGCATATTTGTTGGTAAAGAAGGTGCCCAGAGGAGAGGTGATTGACATCTTTACAG CGTACAAAAGTGAAATTATAAAGTTTGGAGTCCTGAAGTGCCGAGAGGAGCCACCCAAACTTCTGCAAGGGACCAAGTTCCAGGAGCATCTGTTCCAAATCCAGGATCACAAATTACTCTTAATGAAAGATAAGAAA ACCAACAAACCTGAAAAGGAGTGGCCACTAAAAACTATGAAGATTTACATTGGAATAAAAAAGAAGTTGAAACCACCAACAAA ATGGGGTTTCACTGTGATAATAGACAAACATCAGAT GTATCTCTGTTGTTCCAGTGAAACAGAGCTTTGGGACTGGATGACCAGTCTCCTGAAAGCACAG AACGATGACCTGCGGCCTCCGGTGATGAGACGCCACTCCTCTTCTGACATCTGCAAGCAAAAGTTTGGCACCATGCCCTTAGTTCCAATCCGTGGAGAAGAGagcaacaccaacaccaactccACCATGCTTTCTGCCAATCAGACCCTG AGAAAGCTACATGATAGGAGGACATTATCAATGTATTTT CCAATGAAGGTGCAACATGACTCATTGGAGGAACAAGATGAAAGCCCAGAGCCACTCTATGAGGAGGTTGGTGACTTTGGCCTGCAGGTGCTGAAGTCCCTGGAGAACAGCTTTCTATCCACTGGCCATTCCAGGAGTTTGGAGGTGCCTCCGCGCGCCGAGAGTCTTGTCCAGGGAAAGAGCAGGTCTCTGGATCGCACAGTTGTCCCAAATCTAACCCTTTCTAGCGGTGGAGACGGATCTTTGGACACGCTGAGGCATGCGGAACCACGTGTCTCTTTAGAGCGCAAATCCTGTAGTCCTTCAGAAGAGCTGCTGTTACATGAACTCTCAACAATTTTTAGGAAACCAGAAGATGATGAACAGTGA